DNA from Candidatus Deferrimicrobium sp.:
GTTCCTACTTCCCCTCCGGCCCCAAAGTCACCTGGACGAAATCCTCCGGACGTACCCACTTCAGGAAAGCCGCCCGGACCTGCTTCGCCGTGATTGCCCGATATCGCGCCGCCGCCCGGACCGGCTCGTCGAGCGGTAATTCCTTCTGCGACAGATCGAGGAGCGTCCCGGCGATTCCGTCCACGCTGGACTCCGCCAGGGGGATCTTCCGGATCAGGAGCATCTTCGCCTGTCTGAGTTCGTCGGCCGAAACCGGGGTCGTCTGCATTTCCAGGAGATCCCGTCTCACGATGTCGCGGGCTTTCGAAACGTTCGGTGGGTCGCATCCGAAGAAGACCGCGTATACCGAACGGGTTTTCTCTGCATTGAGCATCGCTTCGACGACGTAGACCAGGCCCGTCTGTTCGCGCATGTCACGGTAAAGCCGGGTCGCGTAGAAGGCGCCCGCGAGCACGTGGGTTCCGACCTGGAGAGTGTAGTAGTCCGGATGGGCACGCGTCACGCCGAGCGTCTCTGCGAGTGTCACCTCGTCCTGCACCCGGCTTGCGTCAGGGACGGCCGCGAACGACGGAGCATTCGGAGGTACGGCGGGAGGATCGGTTTCCGGCTTCGGCCCCTCCGCCTTCCAATCCCCGAAATAGTTCCCGACGACCGCCTTTGCACGCTCCGGTGTCACGTCGCCGACGACGACGATGGTCGTCATGTCGGGCCGGAAGACCTTGCCGTGGTAAGCGCGGACGTCTTCGAGCGTAAGTCCGGCCACGGTCACGGGCGTGGCCTGTCGCAGGGCGGGATCGTCTTTCGGATAGAGCCCCGCCCGAAGCGCACGCCGGGAGAGATGGTCGGGGCTTTTCAGCTCCCCCTCGACAGCGCTCGCGTCCTGTCGGCGAACAATCCGGAACGCATTTTCAGGGAAGGCCGGGTGAAGGAGATTTTCCGCGAGCAGTCGGATCCCCTGGTCGAACCCCTCCGTCGGGACGCGGAGAGAAAAGCTTGTTCCGGCCGATATGGATGCGGCGATGTTGTCCTGCGCCTCCTGGAAGGCGAGGCGATCCAGAGCGGCCGTTCCATACGGGAAGAGATCGTTCAGGACCCGATCGACACCTTCTTTTCCTGCCGGTGCCTGCAGGTCGGGGTTGCTCCGGATCCGGCCGGACACGGTCACCGTCCGGCTGATCGTCTCGGACTGCACGATCAGGCGCAGTCCGTTGGAAAGCAGGACATCGACAGGTTTCATCCGCGACGCGGGAAGGGCGGGCGTCGTCACGACCTTCTTCGCCCAGGCGGGAACCCGGGCCGGTTTCGCCCGTTTCGGGGCGAAGGATTCACCGCCCCCGAACCCTTTTCCGGATACCTGTGCCCCGGACGGACGAGGGGTCAGGACGGCAGTGATCGCCGTCTCGTTGACGAGGTATTCCCGCGCGACGCGGTCGACGTCCGCGGCTGTGACCTTCCGGATCGCTTCGATATCGTCGTCCGGAGAATTCCGCTCCTCGACGGCAAGCGCCTGGGACCACGCCGCGGCAAGCCCCTCCACCGAGTTCTTCCGGAACTCGGCGTCTGAGATCTCGCGGCGCTTCGCCGCCTCCACGAGGTCCGGCGGAATTCCGGACTTGAGATAGCCGGCGACGATCCCCTTTATCGCGGACACCAATGCGGCCCCGTCCCCGCCGGGGGGGAACGCCGCGCTTGCATAGCCGAATGCGGCTTTCGGGAGGACGTTCCCGTCGAATCCCGCGGAGAGCGCCTTCCCTTCCGGGACAAGGGCGTAGAGATTTCCACGCCGGCTGTCCAGGACGTCCGCAAGGACCTGTCCAGCGGCGAAATCGGGGCTCTTGTACCCCGGCAGTCGGTAGGCCACGGCGGCAAGGCCGTACGGGAGGTCGGTGTCGAGCTCGATAATGGATGGCTTGAGCGGATGGAGCCGGATCTCGGGGCGGGGCGGCGGGGTGCGTGAAGGGATCGGTCCGAAATACCGCTTCACACGGGCGAGTGCCCGGGCCGGGGCCACGTCCCCGACGATGACCAGGATGGCGTTGTTCGGTCCAGACCAGTCCCTGTGGAATTTGTCGAGCATCGCGCCCGTTGTTTTTTCAAAAGACGGACGTGTTCCGAGGGCGTCGTGGGCATACGGCGTGTCCTCGAACAATGTCTCCAGCAGCCGGGCATAGAAAATGTATTCGGGGTTCGAGAGGTCCTGAGCGACCTCCTGCTCGATCGCTCCCCGTTCGAGCCTCCAGAGATCTTCCGTATTGAGTGCGGCCCGCATCCGGATCGCCTCGATCCGCAGCGCGGTATCGAGGGCATCGGCGGGAACGGTCAGGTGATATTGCGTCACGACCTGCTGGGTGTCGGCGTTGGAGTCGCCCCCCAGGGCGGCGCTGATGGTGGAGAGCTGGGACGCGGAGAGCCCCGGGCTCCCGCGGAACATCATATGCTCCTCTGCGTGGGCCATCCCCGGGAATCCCTCGGGCGCTTCGTTGGAACCGGCGAGGTAGTTGACCTCGGTGGTCACCACCGGCGCCAACGCGTTCCGGACGATGACCACCCGCAGCCCATTCTTAAGCGTCCCCCGGACGATATCCCGGTCCCCGGCCGCCCGCGCGGAGGCCGGAAGAAGGAAAAGCATCGTAACTATCAGGGATACTAAACGTTTTCCGACTGTGCCCAATCAGTCCCCCTCAATCGCTCGTTGATTTGTGTCCCGTTCGCTCGGGAACGAAGTCGTGAGGCTTCTATTTGAAAGATGCATGATGAATGGAATTGGTGCACTGTCTCCTCCCCTGACGACGGACGACGACCCTGTTTTGCGACAACCACGACATATGTTCCGAGGTGATTG
Protein-coding regions in this window:
- a CDS encoding pitrilysin family protein; its protein translation is MLFLLPASARAAGDRDIVRGTLKNGLRVVIVRNALAPVVTTEVNYLAGSNEAPEGFPGMAHAEEHMMFRGSPGLSASQLSTISAALGGDSNADTQQVVTQYHLTVPADALDTALRIEAIRMRAALNTEDLWRLERGAIEQEVAQDLSNPEYIFYARLLETLFEDTPYAHDALGTRPSFEKTTGAMLDKFHRDWSGPNNAILVIVGDVAPARALARVKRYFGPIPSRTPPPRPEIRLHPLKPSIIELDTDLPYGLAAVAYRLPGYKSPDFAAGQVLADVLDSRRGNLYALVPEGKALSAGFDGNVLPKAAFGYASAAFPPGGDGAALVSAIKGIVAGYLKSGIPPDLVEAAKRREISDAEFRKNSVEGLAAAWSQALAVEERNSPDDDIEAIRKVTAADVDRVAREYLVNETAITAVLTPRPSGAQVSGKGFGGGESFAPKRAKPARVPAWAKKVVTTPALPASRMKPVDVLLSNGLRLIVQSETISRTVTVSGRIRSNPDLQAPAGKEGVDRVLNDLFPYGTAALDRLAFQEAQDNIAASISAGTSFSLRVPTEGFDQGIRLLAENLLHPAFPENAFRIVRRQDASAVEGELKSPDHLSRRALRAGLYPKDDPALRQATPVTVAGLTLEDVRAYHGKVFRPDMTTIVVVGDVTPERAKAVVGNYFGDWKAEGPKPETDPPAVPPNAPSFAAVPDASRVQDEVTLAETLGVTRAHPDYYTLQVGTHVLAGAFYATRLYRDMREQTGLVYVVEAMLNAEKTRSVYAVFFGCDPPNVSKARDIVRRDLLEMQTTPVSADELRQAKMLLIRKIPLAESSVDGIAGTLLDLSQKELPLDEPVRAAARYRAITAKQVRAAFLKWVRPEDFVQVTLGPEGK